The following coding sequences are from one Trichoplusia ni isolate ovarian cell line Hi5 chromosome 15, tn1, whole genome shotgun sequence window:
- the LOC113501485 gene encoding myosin-VIIa-like isoform X1, with protein MGSRVRLSDHVWLKPVGTSEFDVPIAVNVQRQSGDKLEVKDYDGNVFTTSVQNVLKPLHSTSVTGVEDMITLGELQEYTILHNLHMRYTKQLIYTYTGSMLIAINPYEILPIYTMDQINFYQERSLGEIPPHIFAIGDNSYRELLDTSSNQCIVISGESGAGKTESTKLLLQYLAAASGKHSWIEQQIQETNPILEAFGNAKTVRNDNSSRFGKYVNIYFSRKGIIEGGNIDQYLLEKSRIVFQNKGERNYHIFYSLVTGLSPDEKKKLDLGRPEDYNYLNSGNMLKCEGRNDSLEFNDIRSAFKVLNFPDNEVWGTFSLLAAILHLGNLKFKSFNINNIESSEVTDAINANRIATLLGVNKAKLCEALTRKTFVAHGDKVVSPLNVSSAIEGRDALVKAIYGHIFEYIVTMINKTLHKDQQLSSGSVGILDIFGFENFDFNSFEQLCINYANENLQQFFVKHIFKLEQEQYEKEGITWTNINYVDNQENLDVLGLKPMNILSLIDEESRFPKGTDITLLSKLNSNHGARNCYITPKSSHEHKFSIRHFAGDVSYTVRGFLDKNRDMLTADVKEMMLDSSNTFLKNLFSTEYAPTQSGSRKTVSLSHRFKTSLDSLMKTLYACHPFFVRCIKPNEFKKPRIFDKGLCVRQLRYAGLMETAKIRQAGYPIRYSYSEFVHRYRLVVPNIPPADKTDCKQAAKIICNSVLTDQEYRFGHTKVFLKDSHDAILEDLRHKVLITAVIKVQTNARRFIYRRRYLRLRAAALLIQKTYRARGYRTRFLIMKRGYYRLQATIRSRELRKTFTNMKVFFRKFQANCKGYLIRKLLKEKRHIIAASLKQLRKEKKNYENTGKSTHSAEDAHEKKYNEMMKSIWFVKEVPAENTVQNTSVIDDRYVDDVFGFLKDSATPAGTVRGTGFGVTSTAKPQASSVIPLQALEPEDEPFDELNFRKFAATYFLGNTTHQYSRKPLKHSLLDLPSPIDRMAAQALWITILRFMGDLAEPKYVDDKNDNIPIMTKLTDTIGRAFQKSKEFEEYLQKDNDSQQNRSKLISKTLKRQTKLNEDLMKNLLNDEVTNDMYSHWLNSRRSTNLEKLHFIIGHGIIRKELRDEIFCQLCKQLTNNPSKASHARGWILMSLCVGCFPPSEKLVKYLRSFIRSGPPGYAPYCEGRLVRTFKNGPRTQPPSWLELQATKTKKPMLLTVTLMDESMKTVQSDSASNAEEICQQIAESVELVDTFGFSLYITLYDKVLSLGSEAEHIMDAISQCEQFAKEQGTPEKNAPWRLFYRKEVFTPWHNPMDDPVATNLIYYQIAKGVKFGEYRCNSEKDLAMIAAQQHYIEFGPRIDPNILRKVIVNYIPNQFLQSNDAAITKWEHLVTKAFDTSTSIQNKIDTLKCKEDIVIFAKLKWPMLFSRFFEAIKLKGDTINKDIVIIAVNWTGIYIVDQLEQILLEISYPEVTYVAYNADKDYDSVGRITIRTIQQEEFEFQSVDASEMSSLIIYMIDGLKRRSVYVVAQSDLQGYSDASSFLQFKKGDLIQLQQDNTGESLMNATWGHGLCNGQEGLFPTEQVYILPTLELPSTTILEVFKKGNINTEKKTFSQYNTIQRKRMHTLEKYAKEHFRDNYDINATVSRQATLTTAKRAIAGDLWAHSREPLRKPLLKKLLDDELQSKTAVSAFFGILKYMGDMPAPKARTVTEYTDEIFSVAATDSALRDEVYCQIMKQLTNNRIQLSEERGWELMWLVTGVFVCGQTLFKELVEFLKSRPHPIAKECLKRVFKTQKKGPRMYPPYVVEVEAIQHRSMQIYHKVYFPDDTDEAFEVDSSTKARDLCEQITGRLNLKNSDGFSLFVKIVDKVFSVPENYYFFDFIHELVEWMKQTRPIRGGGSQMQMNYQIFFMKKLWINTVPGKDKNADQIFYFPQELPKYLRGYHKTSKQDLAELAALIYRARYGSDQTLLAQITTMLEDFIPSDMIRIQNNNQWKSAISMTYLQQGAMSENDAKEQFLKKIYQLPTFGTAFFEVKQTSDPTYPEMVVIGINKNGVSVIHPQSRDVLVTHPFSQLSNWSSGNTFFHMTMGNFLRGTKILCETSLGYKMDDLISSYIAVLRQSLNAKSRS; from the exons ATGGGTAGTCGCGTGCGTCTTTCA GACCACGTCTGGCTAAAGCCGGTGGGTACGTCAGAGTTTGACGTGCCCATTGCTGTGAATGTACAAAGACAGTCGGGCGACAAACTTGAAGTGAAGGACTACGATGGCAACGTTTTCACGACTTCAGTTCAAAATGTCCTCAAGCCGCTACACTCGACGTCAGTCACAGGCGTCGAAGATATGATCACGCTTGGAGAACTCCAAGAGTATACCATCCTTCATAATCTTCATATGCGGTACACTAAGCAGCTAATTTAC ACATACACAGGATCAATGTTAATAGCCATAAACCCGTACGAGATCCTACCTATATACACCATGGACCAAATCAATTTCTACCAAGAGAGGAGTTTGGGAGAAATACCGCCTCATATCTTCGCGATAGGTGATAACTCGTACAGAGAACTTTTGGACACTTCCTCTAACCAGTGTATCGTCATCAG TGGGGAAAGTGGTGCTGGCAAAACCGAGAGCACAAAGCTGTTATTACAATACTTAGCTGCAGCTAGTGGGAAACACTCCTGGATCGAACAACAGATTCAAGAAACAAACCCCATTTTAGAAGCCTTCGGTAACGCTAAGACTGTGAGAAACGATAATTCGTCTAGATTCGgaaaatatgtaaacatttaCTTCAGCAGAAAGGGAATCATTGAAGGAGGAAATATAGATCAATATCTTTTGGAGAAATCAAGAATTGTGTTCCAAAATAAAGGGGAAAGGAACTACCATATTTTTTACTCGCTCGTTACTGGATTATCACCAGATGAAAAGAAGAAGCTAGATTTAGGTCGTCCTGaagattacaattatttaaattctggaAATATGTTGAAATGTGAAGGTCGAAACGACAGCTTGGAGTTTAACGATATAAGATCCGCATTTAAGGTTCTTAATTTCCCTGATAATGAGGTATGGGGAACGTTCAGTCTTCTAGCAGCCATACTGCACTTGGGGAATTTGAAATTCAAGTCGTTTAACATTAACAACATCGAGTCTTCAGAAGTTACTGATGCAATTAATGCTAATAGGATTGCCACTCTTTTGGGCGTCAACAAAGCAAAGCTGTGCGAAGCTTTAACAAGGAAAACGTTCGTTGCACATGGGGATAAGGTTGTTTCGCCACTAAACGTGTCGTCCGCAATCGAAGGTAGAGATGCGCTAGTAAAAGCCATATATGGCCATATCTTTGAGTACATAGTAACCatgataaacaaaacactacacaAAGATCAACAACTTTCAAGTGGATCGGTCggaatattagatatttttggaTTCGAAAACTTCGACTTCAACAGCTTCGAACAACTTTGCATTAACTATGCTAACGAGAACTTACAGCAGTTCTTTGTCAAGCACATTTTTAAACTTGAACAAGAACAGTATGAAAAAGAGGGTATCACGTggacaaatataaattatgtagatAATCAAGAAAATCTGGATGTACTTGGACTGAAGCCGATGAACATTCTTTCGTTAATTGATGAAGAGTCAAGGTTTCCTAAAGGAACCGACATTACTCTGTTGTCTAAGCTGAATAGTAATCATGGAGCAAGGAACTGTTACATAACTCCAAAATCGTCTCATGAGCACAAATTCAGCATCAGACATTTTGCGGGAGATGTGTCATATACAGTTCGAG ggtttttagacaaaaataggGACATGCTAACAGCAGACGTCAAAGAAATGATGTTGGATTCTAGTAACACATTCTTGAAAAATCTCTTTTCTACTGAATATGCGCCCACACAAAGTGGAAGCCGAAAAACTGTGTCATTGAGCCATCGATTCAAGACATCTCTCGACTCTCTGATGAAGACGTTGTATGCTTGCCATCCATTTTTCGTGCGATGTATCAAACCTAATGAATTCAAAAAACCAAGA ATTTTTGATAAAGGCTTATGTGTGCGACAACTCCGATATGCAGGATTGATGGAAACCGCAAAAATAAGGCAAGCAGGATACCCCATCAGATATTCGTATTCGGAATTCGTTCATCGCTATCGTCTGGTTGTTCCCAACATACCACCAGCTGATAAAACGGATTGCAAACAAGCTGCTAAGATAATATGTAATTCAGTATTAACCGATCAAGAATATCGTTTCGGTCACACTAAAGTTTTCCTGAAAGATAGCCACGATGCTATTTTGGAAGACTTGAGACACAAAGTGTTGATAACTGCTGTTATTAAAGTGCAGACGAATGCGAGGAGGTTTATTTATAGAAGGAGGTATTTGAGGTTGCGTGCTGCGGCTCTGCTGATACAGAAGACTTACCGTGCTCGTGGCTACAGGACCAGATTCCTCATCATGAAACGAGGATATTACCGTTTACAAGCTACTATAAGATCCCGAGAGTTGCgcaaaacttttacaaatatgAAAGTATTCTTCAGAAAGTTCCAAGCAAACTGCAAAGGTTACTTGATAAGAAAGTTACTCAAAGAAAAGCGTCACATTATTGCTGCTTCATTGAAGCAACTACgaaaagaaaagaagaattatgaaaatacaGGTAAAAGTACTCACTCTGCTGAAGACGCTCATGAAAAGAAGTATAACGAAATGATGAAATCAATTTGGTTCGTGAAAGAAGTACCAGCAGAGAACACTGTTCAGAACACATCGGTTATTGATGACAGATACGTTGATGACGTATTTGGTTTCTTGAAAGATTCAGCAACACCGGCGGGTACGGTGCGAGGTACAGGCTTCGGAGTG accTCTACAGCCAAACCTCAAGCCTCATCAGTCATTCCATTACAAGCACTAGAGCCTGAAGATGAACCCTTCGACGAATTGAACTTCAGAAAGTTTGCTGCCACTTACTTCTTAGGAAACACCACACACCAGTATTCACGAAAGCCCTTGAAGCATTCCCTTTTAGACCTTCCCTCACCGATCGATAGGATGGCTGCACAAGCATTATGGATAACTATACTTAGATTCATGGGAGATTTAGCAGAACCAAAATACGTCGATGATAAAAACGATAATATACCTATAATGACGAAACTGACCGATACCATTGGACGTGCTTTCCAAAAGAGTAAGGAGTTTGAA GAGTACCTGCAAAAAGATAACGACAGCCAACAAAATAGGTCAAAACTAATTTCTAAGACCTTAAAACGACAAACTAAACTGAACGAAGATTTGATGAAGAATTTACTCAATGACGAGGTGACTAATGACATGTACAGCCACTGGCTTAACTCGAGACGAAGTACTAATTTAGAAAAACTGCACTTTATTATTGGACATGGAATAATCAGGAAGGAATTGAG AGATGAGATATTCTGCCAGCTATGTAAGCAACTTACTAATAATCCATCGAAAGCTTCGCATGCCCGTGGATGGATTCTAATGTCTCTCTGTGTGGGCTGTTTCCCGCCTTCCGAAAAACTAGTCAAGTATCTACGATCCTTTATACGTTCTGGTCCACCTGGATATGCTCCCTATTGTGAAGGTAGACTCGTAAGAACATTCAAGAATGGACCACGAACACAACCGCCAAGCTGGCTCGAATTGCAAGCTACAAAGACTAAAAAACCCATGTTACTCACCGTGACTTTAATGGATGAGTCCATGAAAACAGTACAGTCAGATTCAGCATCAAATGCCGAAGAGATTTGCCAGCAAATAGCAGAAAGTGTAGAGCTAGTCGACACGTTTGGTTTCTCATTATACATTACCTTATATGATAAAGTCCTGTCATTAGGAAGTGAAGCTGAACACATAATGGACGCTATTTCCCAATGTGAACAATTTGCTAAAGAACAGGGTACACCCGAGAAAAATGCGCCTTGGAGACTGTTCTACAGAAAAGAAGTATTTACCCCTTGGCATAACCCTATGGATGACCCCGTCGCAACTAATTTGATATATTATCAAATAGCGAAGGGAGTGAAATTTGGGGAATACAGATGTAACTCTGAAAAGGACTTAGCCATGATTGCTGCCCAGCAACATTATATTGAATTCGGTCCTCGTATTGATCCAAACATTTTGAGAAAAGTTATAGTAAACTACATACCAAACCAATTTCTTCAGTCGAACGATGCAGCAATAACGAAATGGGAGCATTTAGTTACCAAAGCATTCGATACGTCAACAagcattcaaaacaaaatagataCACTTAAATGTAAGGAAGATATTGTTATATTTGCAAAACTAAAATGGCCGATGCTGTTCTCGAGATTCTTCGAAGCTATTAAACTAAAAGGAGACACGATAAACAAAGATATAGTGATCATAGCTGTTAACTGGACTGGAATTTATATTGTTGACCAGCTAGAACAAATTCTGCTAGAAATATCATATCCTGAAGTCACATATGTGGCATACAACGCTGACAAAGATTATGATAGCGTTGGAAGGATTACAATAAGGACCATACAACAAGAAGAATTTGAGTTCCAAAGTGTAGATGCCAGTGAAATGAGTTCTCTAATCATATACATGATTGATGGATTGAAGAGAAGATCAGTTTATGTAGTTGCTCAGTCTGATTTACAAGGTTATAGTGATGCATCGTCATTCCTTCAATTTAAGAAAGGTGATCTTATTCAACTTCAGCAGGACAATACCGGAGAATCATTAATGAATGCAACATGGGGACATGGTCTTTGCAATGGCCAAGAAGGCTTATTCCCAACTGAACAAGTTTATATTTTGCCTACATTAGAATTGCCTTCGACTACCATTCTTGAAGTATTCAAGAAGGGTAACATTAATACTGAGAAGAAAACTTTCTCTCAATACAATACTATTCAACGGAAGAGAATGCATACACTTGAAAAATATGCAAAAGAGCATTTCAGAGACAACTACGATATCAATGCTACAGTTTCAAGACAAGCGACGCTGACTACGGCTAAAAGGGCTATTGCTGGTGATTTATGGGCTCATTCTAGGGAACCGCTCCGAAAGCCATTACTCAAGAAATTGTTGGATGACGAGCTGCAATCGAAAACAGCAGTTTCAGCATTCTTTGGGATTCTTAAGTATATGGGAGATATGCCAGCTCCAAAGGCTCGCACTGTTACTGAATATACGGATGAGATATTTAGCGTAGCTGCAACAGATTCCGCCTTACGGGATGAAGTTTACTGTCAGATCATGAAACAGTTGACAAATAACAGGATACAATTGAGTGAGGAAAGAGGTTGGGAACTAATGTGGCTTGTTACAGGCGTCTTCGTTTGTGGACAAACACTGTTCAAAGAGCTGGTCGAATTCCTTAAGTCACGCCCACATCCGATCGCCAAGGAATGCTTGAAGAGAGTtttcaaaacacaaaagaaGGGACCAAGAATGTATCCTCCTTATGTAGTAGAGGTGGAAGCTATTCAACACCGAAGTATGCAAATATACCACAAAGTCTACTTCCCAGATGATACCGACGAAGCTTTTGAAGTAGATTCTTCTACTAAGGCCAGAGATTTATGTGAACAAATAACTGGAAGGCTCAATCTTAAGAACAGTGACGGATTCAGCttgtttgtgaaaattgttGACAAGGTGTTCTCAGTGCCTGAAAATTATTACTTCTTCGACTTCATTCACGAACTTGTAGAATGGATGAAGCAAACACGCCCCATTCGAGGTG GCGGGTCACAAATGCAAATGAACTACCAAATATTCTTCATGAAGAAACTATGGATTAACACAGTTCCCGGCAAAGATAAGAATGCGGATCAGATATTCTACTTCCCTCAAGAGTTACCGAAATACTTAAGAGGCTACCATAAAACTTCCAAGCAGGACCTAGCAGAATTAGCCGCATTAATTTATAGAGCAAGATACGGCAGCGATCAAACTTTACTTGCACAAATTACGACCATGCTTGAAGATTTCATACCTTCAGACATGATAAGGATCCAAAATAACAATCAATGGAAATCGGCAATCAGCATGACGTATTTACAACAGGGAGCTATGTCAGAAAATGATGCCAAAGAACAGTTCCTGAAGAAAATTTACCAGTTACCAACATTCGGTACTGCCTTCTTTGAGGTCAAGCAAACATCTGACCCGACCTACCCAGAAATGGTTGTGATCggaataaacaaaaatggtgTTAGTGTGATTCATCCTCAAAGTCGA gACGTTTTAGTAACGCATCCATTTTCTCAACTTTCAAACTGGTCATCGGGTAACACTTTCTTCCACATGACTATGGGCAACTTCCTGCGAGGAACTAAAATACTTTGCGAGACATCACTGGGATATAAAATGGATGACCTGATTTCTTCATATATAGCAGTGTTAAGACAGTCTCTAAATGCAAAATCAAGATCAtag